A DNA window from Camelina sativa cultivar DH55 chromosome 13, Cs, whole genome shotgun sequence contains the following coding sequences:
- the LOC104736139 gene encoding uncharacterized protein LOC104736139 — MSSSSATDTNTKLSSSSLSAVESVTCDTCGFAEECTPAYIHRVKERHKGHWLCGLCAEAVKDEVVRSSTRISVEEALRRHTTFCHRFRSWSPDEEQDPISVIGRILRRSLDGSPQRTTTRTSSSSALPGIDGVASRRSLLRSGSCFPSLST; from the coding sequence atgtcatcatcatcagccaCCGATACTAACACTAAGCTGTCGTCGTCTTCTCTGTCGGCGGTGGAGTCTGTCACGTGCGACACGTGCGGTTTCGCTGAGGAGTGTACACCTGCTTACATCCACCGTGTCAAAGAACGTCACAAGGGACACTGGCTTTGTGGGCTTTGCGCTGAGGCGGTCAAAGACGAGGTGGTTCGATCTTCCACTCGTATCTCCGTCGAGGAAGCTCTCCGTCGTCACACGACGTTTTGCCACCGTTTCCGTTCTTGGAGCCCCGACGAGGAGCAAGATCCGATCTCGGTCATTGGTAGGATCTTGCGTCGGAGCCTCGACGGTTCTCCTCAGAGAACAACCACGAGGACGAGCTCGAGCAGTGCTTTGCCTGGGATCGATGGTGTTGCGTCACGACGGTCGCTTCTCCGATCTGGGAGTTGTTTCCCGTCTCTCTCTACGTGA
- the LOC104738068 gene encoding uncharacterized protein LOC104738068 has protein sequence MTKARFTEEQRDVGCCQLFVDSLSGPALVWFTRLEPSSIANFDQLSTAFLKHYRILIERGVTSFDLWEMTQEPGESIGSFLSRFKEKLTRVTVSEDAAMAAFRKGLIPGSPLRKDLNIREPKDLDDALHRASRFVLHEDEDAQLANKTIGQSSHPPKAKSRDEHHEPRKHHDPQDRKRPESIRGGSSRRWGWRGGRSNCGRGAGGGRGYNGPANRVQQPANQVLANHQVEMLQADELPGPPKRQRGQNPERANYPVQGRITMILGPPEDCADSVRALKKRAHQVCSLQAAPSEPPLCSDPISFTSEDAKGIQHPHSDPLVIEVSMGDFDVERVVVDKGNTVNVICWQTLEKMGVTPE, from the exons ATGACAAAGGCACGATTCACTGAAGAACAGAGGGATGTTGGTTGTTGTCAGCTATTCGTCGATAGCCTCTCCGGCCCTGCCTTGGTGTGGTTCACAAGGCTCGAACCGAGTTCAATCGCTAACTTTGACCAGTTGTCTACGGCTTTTCTTAAGCATTATCGAATTCTCATCGAACGAGGCGTGACGAGCTTTGACCTTTGGGAGATGACCCAAGAACCTGGCGAATCCATCGGCAGTTTCCTGAGCAGATTCAAAGAAAAGCTAACGCGCGTCACCGTCTCAGAGGATGCCGCAATGGCAGCCTTCAGAAAGGGGTTGATTCCCGGGTCGCCATTACGAAAGGACCTTAACATACGGGAGCCCAAGGACCTCGACGACGCACTACATCGAGCCTCCAGATTCGTGCTTCACGAAGATGAAGACGCCCAGTTAGCCAATAAGACAATCGGGCAATCGTCGCACCCCCCTAAGGCTAAAAGCCGGGACGAGCACCACGAACCTCGCAAGCATCACGACCCTCAAGACCGAAAAAGG CCGGAAAGCATTCGTGGAGGCAGTAGTCGCCGATGGGGATGGCGTGGTGGACGATCTAACTGCGGCCGTGGCGCCGGAGGAGGACGAGGCTACAATGGTCCGGCCAACAGAGTTCAACAGCCGGCTAACCAAGTACTGGCGAACCATCAAGTGGAGATGCTCCAGGCGGACGAGTTGCCTGGCCCACCCAAGCGACAGAGAGGGCAAAATCCCGAGCGGGCCAATTATCCTGTCCAAGGACGAATAACCATGATACTTGGCCCACCAGAGGACTGCGCCGACTCCGTCCGCGCACTAAAGAAGAGGGCGCATCAAGTTTGCAGCCTTCAGGCAGCCCCAAGCGAACCTCCACTCTGCTCGGACCCCATATCGTTTACTTCGGAAGACGCCAAGGGAATCCAACACCCCCATTCGGACCCTTTAGTCATCGAAGTCTCCATGGGCGATTTCGACGTCGAACGAGTTGTGGTCGACAAGGGAAATACCGTCAATGTAATATGCTGGCAAACGCTAGAAAAAATGGGTGTCACGCCGGAATAA